Proteins encoded by one window of Candidatus Sumerlaea chitinivorans:
- a CDS encoding Protein-N(5)-glutamine methyltransferase PrmC, methylates polypeptide chain release factors RF1 and RF2 — translation MTGKLLTIGEVVMRAAEYLARHGVETARLDAELLIGHALGLTRLQVYLERDRPMTEAERERARELVRRRAAREPVAYILGKREFRSREFEVTPAVLIPRPETELLVEHALTELERHFGRGQPLRVLEFGVGCGAIAVSLAAEMPEVEVVATEASPAAAEVARRNAERHGVADRVEVRVQPDFEGIAGPFHALVSNPPYVAESEAATLPPDVVRYEPHQALFGGPDGMRWIEWLMDEGPKRLVAGGFMLFEIGSTQGELVRRAAAVRGLTVETILPDYAGLPRLARLSFSHIRVRGEA, via the coding sequence ATGACGGGAAAACTCCTCACCATTGGCGAAGTCGTGATGCGCGCTGCCGAGTACCTCGCGCGGCACGGCGTGGAGACTGCGCGCTTGGACGCCGAGCTGCTCATCGGCCATGCCCTCGGCCTGACGCGCCTTCAGGTGTACCTTGAGCGCGATCGCCCGATGACGGAGGCCGAGCGTGAGCGCGCGCGCGAACTGGTGCGGCGGCGCGCGGCACGCGAGCCCGTTGCTTATATCCTTGGCAAGCGGGAGTTTCGCTCGCGCGAGTTCGAGGTGACGCCCGCCGTCCTCATCCCGCGCCCCGAAACCGAGCTCCTTGTCGAGCATGCCTTGACCGAGCTCGAGCGACATTTCGGCCGCGGCCAGCCCTTGCGCGTACTCGAGTTTGGGGTGGGGTGTGGCGCGATCGCGGTCTCGCTCGCCGCCGAAATGCCCGAGGTCGAGGTCGTGGCGACGGAGGCAAGCCCTGCAGCGGCGGAAGTCGCACGACGCAACGCCGAACGTCATGGCGTCGCGGATCGTGTGGAGGTCCGCGTGCAGCCGGATTTCGAAGGGATCGCCGGGCCCTTTCACGCGCTGGTGAGCAATCCCCCCTACGTGGCGGAAAGCGAAGCCGCCACCCTTCCGCCCGACGTCGTGCGCTACGAACCCCACCAGGCGCTGTTTGGTGGCCCCGACGGAATGCGGTGGATCGAGTGGCTGATGGACGAAGGCCCAAAGCGGCTCGTGGCCGGAGGCTTCATGCTCTTCGAGATCGGCTCGACGCAGGGCGAGCTCGTGCGCCGTGCGGCCGCTGTCCGCGGCCTGACTGTGGAAACCATCCTCCCCGACTACGCCGGCCTCCCCCGCCTCGCCCGGCTGAGCTTTAGTCACATCAGGGTGAGGGGAGAGGCCTGA
- a CDS encoding ABC transporter, ATP-binding protein, with translation MTTPPVVLRVRNLSKRFGRVTAVAGISFDVYEGDIFGFLGPNGAGKSTTMYMIAGLVHPSGGEIEIFGRPHTDFLRVRSQMGMLIEVPAFYEFLSARKNLEILARLQPGIPRTRVDEVLELVGLRDRARDRVEDYSHGMRQRLGIAQALLAKPKLLLLDEPTSGLDPEGSVRVWELLRNLVAQERITIFISSHLLHEVEEGCNRIAVINRGVLVACDEVRKLLFFSKEDYLLLFENAEKRAAAQRYLEAREGVEILATPEGEAVAAALLGENALWIRVKQGLATRLIEELVERGLTPRAFIPQRKTLRQFFFELTRRQPEQVMLTS, from the coding sequence ATGACCACGCCACCGGTCGTCTTACGAGTGAGAAATCTGAGCAAGCGGTTTGGCCGTGTGACCGCCGTGGCGGGGATTTCGTTTGACGTGTACGAGGGCGATATTTTCGGGTTCCTCGGCCCGAACGGCGCGGGGAAATCCACGACGATGTATATGATCGCGGGTCTCGTGCACCCGAGCGGGGGCGAGATTGAGATCTTCGGCCGACCACACACGGATTTTCTGCGTGTGCGCTCGCAGATGGGGATGCTCATCGAAGTTCCCGCGTTCTACGAATTCTTGTCGGCGCGCAAAAATCTCGAGATCCTCGCCCGCCTTCAGCCCGGCATTCCTCGCACGCGTGTGGATGAAGTGCTTGAGCTGGTAGGGTTGCGCGATCGGGCGCGCGATCGCGTGGAGGATTATTCGCACGGCATGCGTCAGCGCTTGGGTATCGCGCAGGCCTTGCTCGCGAAGCCTAAACTCCTCCTGCTCGATGAGCCAACGAGCGGACTCGATCCCGAGGGCAGCGTGCGCGTGTGGGAACTCCTGCGCAACTTGGTGGCACAGGAACGGATCACGATCTTCATTTCCAGCCATCTGCTCCACGAAGTGGAAGAGGGCTGTAACCGCATCGCCGTCATCAATCGAGGCGTTTTGGTGGCATGCGATGAGGTGCGCAAGCTCCTCTTCTTTTCCAAGGAAGACTACTTGCTGCTGTTTGAGAACGCTGAGAAGCGCGCGGCGGCGCAGCGCTACCTTGAGGCGCGTGAGGGAGTGGAAATCCTCGCGACGCCCGAGGGCGAGGCCGTGGCTGCCGCGCTCTTAGGCGAGAATGCGCTTTGGATCCGCGTGAAGCAGGGCCTTGCCACACGCCTGATTGAGGAACTCGTGGAGCGTGGGCTAACGCCGCGCGCATTCATCCCGCAGCGCAAGACGCTGAGGCAGTTCTTCTTCGAGCTGACCCGCCGGCAGCCTGAGCAGGTAATGCTAACAAGTTAG
- a CDS encoding DNA repair protein RadC — protein sequence MFLKRKSVLVSYSWEFSLRHRGSAWQSWEGGIERMLSNFEFVDALEAVRAFVLSQNPDLDEELSRLRSRARAFPDVAPEAVRDALAQCLLGQPADTPVGRRAVRAFVAQALRRNSREVVAHDELSVAESNASVVAMPTAEAPHSALQQEERSRNFAELAGSDEELRRLLHALAREPNIKGAVRLVRASCRSLTELSAVDFLARIGYPIAVAHARSVTFLFRLGVVRAQPKTKSAREEFQEQVARVAHLAAVPPAEVSMLFAFFAGAVRGNAATARCAGRPKCDLCPVAHLCEHARHASANRQPKLRRPIREWSETERPRERLLEGRDLSDAELMAIVLGSGTPQLSAVELARGILEAFGGSLARIGAAAPGEIMAKLREARVGGVGPAKAASLKAAFELGRRAWAASGDPRVTAREMSRPRAVFEHFRTLFQGKGQEEFWVVLLNTKNRLMGQRCVSRGTLNSSIVHPRDVFRDAVRESAAAVILLHNHPSGDPRPSAEDRALTRRLVEVGQTLGIRVLDHVIVGADEYYSFAENGEIAPT from the coding sequence GTGTTCCTGAAGCGCAAATCTGTGCTCGTCTCTTATTCGTGGGAGTTTTCCTTGCGCCACAGGGGCAGCGCATGGCAAAGCTGGGAGGGCGGAATCGAGAGAATGCTCAGCAACTTCGAATTTGTGGACGCGCTCGAGGCGGTGCGCGCGTTCGTGCTTAGCCAGAATCCCGATTTGGACGAGGAACTTAGCCGCTTGCGCTCGCGGGCCCGCGCATTCCCCGACGTCGCCCCCGAGGCGGTGCGCGACGCGCTGGCGCAATGCCTGCTCGGCCAACCCGCCGATACCCCCGTGGGACGTCGCGCGGTCAGGGCGTTCGTTGCGCAGGCACTCCGTCGGAACTCTCGCGAGGTCGTTGCACACGACGAGCTTTCGGTCGCTGAATCGAACGCCTCGGTTGTCGCAATGCCCACAGCCGAGGCGCCCCACTCTGCCCTTCAGCAAGAGGAGCGCAGTCGGAACTTTGCTGAGCTGGCGGGAAGTGATGAGGAGCTGCGGCGCCTGCTCCATGCGCTGGCTCGCGAACCCAATATAAAGGGTGCCGTCAGGTTGGTGCGCGCAAGTTGTCGCTCGCTTACTGAGCTTAGTGCTGTGGATTTTCTTGCGCGGATCGGCTATCCGATCGCTGTTGCGCATGCTCGTTCGGTGACGTTTCTATTTCGCCTTGGGGTGGTGCGAGCTCAGCCGAAGACGAAGTCGGCACGCGAAGAGTTTCAGGAGCAAGTGGCTCGAGTGGCCCATTTGGCCGCAGTGCCGCCGGCCGAGGTCAGCATGCTCTTCGCCTTTTTCGCAGGAGCTGTGCGGGGAAATGCGGCGACTGCACGCTGTGCCGGTCGGCCGAAATGCGATCTCTGCCCGGTCGCCCACCTCTGCGAACATGCGCGCCATGCGTCGGCAAACAGGCAGCCAAAGCTGCGCCGCCCTATTCGCGAATGGAGCGAAACGGAGCGTCCGCGCGAGCGTCTGCTTGAAGGGCGGGACCTCAGCGATGCAGAGCTCATGGCGATTGTGTTGGGGAGTGGGACCCCGCAGCTGAGCGCGGTCGAGCTTGCGCGGGGGATCCTGGAGGCATTCGGCGGGAGCCTTGCGCGAATCGGTGCAGCCGCACCCGGCGAAATCATGGCCAAGCTTCGCGAGGCGAGAGTTGGTGGGGTGGGCCCAGCGAAAGCAGCGTCGCTGAAAGCGGCATTCGAGTTGGGGCGGCGGGCGTGGGCCGCGTCCGGTGATCCTCGCGTTACCGCGCGGGAGATGAGCCGGCCACGTGCGGTGTTCGAGCATTTTCGGACCCTGTTTCAGGGCAAGGGCCAGGAGGAGTTTTGGGTGGTGCTTTTGAACACGAAAAACCGGCTGATGGGTCAGCGGTGTGTTTCGCGTGGGACGTTGAACTCAAGTATCGTCCACCCCCGCGACGTCTTTCGTGACGCGGTGCGCGAAAGTGCGGCGGCGGTGATCCTGCTGCACAATCATCCGAGTGGTGATCCGCGACCCAGCGCCGAGGATCGTGCTTTGACACGCCGGTTGGTCGAAGTCGGCCAAACGCTTGGCATACGAGTGCTTGACCATGTGATTGTGGGTGCGGATGAGTACTATAGTTTCGCGGAGAATGGAGAGATAGCGCCGACATGA